One stretch of Sphingomonas rosea DNA includes these proteins:
- a CDS encoding YnbE family lipoprotein yields MPKRSLLIAAPLAAGLAGCVNLKTPEKPIEINLNVVIRQEVLVRMQRDVDTLINSNPQAFPQQPATPAKPSGQ; encoded by the coding sequence ATGCCCAAGCGCTCCCTCTTGATCGCCGCGCCGCTGGCCGCCGGGCTCGCCGGCTGCGTCAATCTGAAGACGCCGGAGAAGCCGATCGAGATCAACCTCAACGTCGTCATCCGCCAGGAGGTGCTGGTCCGGATGCAGCGCGACGTCGACACGCTGATCAACAGCAATCCGCAGGCGTTTCCGCAGCAGCCGGCGACCCCGGCCAAGCCGTCGGGCCAGTGA
- a CDS encoding YdbL family protein has protein sequence MLRWIGAAALVVAGAAAAQTAYFGARGAGQVGERFDGYLGYSLVQPSPQARAQTEAINIRRRSLYSDLAQRRGVSPQEVGITAGCTLLARVAVGESYLLSDGQWRRRAAGQPAPVPDYCTGG, from the coding sequence ATGCTTCGCTGGATCGGCGCGGCGGCGCTTGTGGTGGCAGGGGCAGCCGCGGCGCAGACCGCCTATTTCGGTGCGCGGGGTGCAGGGCAGGTGGGCGAGCGCTTCGACGGTTATCTCGGCTATTCGCTGGTGCAGCCGAGCCCGCAGGCGCGGGCCCAGACCGAAGCGATCAACATCCGCCGCCGCTCGCTTTACTCGGACCTTGCCCAGCGCCGCGGCGTCAGCCCGCAGGAAGTCGGCATCACGGCGGGCTGTACGCTCCTTGCGCGCGTGGCAGTCGGCGAAAGCTATCTGCTGAGCGACGGACAGTGGCGGCGCCGCGCGGCGGGCCAGCCGGCGCCCGTGCCCGATTATTGCACCGGCGGCTGA
- a CDS encoding PdaC/SigV domain-containing protein, with translation MIIAALLLAAAPPAGAVAITSDRDGLSFAYGWPREAEAVPALSRRFRADAAAQKKRMMDLVAGEKAFRAEQKLDFNGLDFSRQYELYGQSRQLLSLVNATAAYTGGAHPNSGTKALLWERRLGRDITYANLLSPRQSWDGAIRQPFCVLLDRERAKRRQEPVKRADWPAQCPQLKELTVALADKDKDGRFDHVDVLADPYVAGPYAEGGYEISLPITATMIGRLKPGYRADFKAQPPVQ, from the coding sequence ATGATCATCGCTGCCCTACTCCTCGCCGCCGCGCCGCCTGCGGGCGCCGTCGCCATCACCTCCGACCGTGACGGCCTGTCCTTCGCTTATGGCTGGCCGCGCGAGGCCGAAGCGGTCCCCGCCCTTTCGCGCCGCTTCCGCGCCGACGCCGCTGCGCAGAAAAAGCGGATGATGGACCTGGTCGCGGGCGAAAAGGCGTTCCGTGCCGAGCAGAAGCTCGATTTCAACGGCCTCGATTTCTCGCGGCAGTATGAACTCTACGGCCAGAGCCGGCAGCTATTGTCGCTGGTCAACGCGACCGCCGCTTATACCGGCGGAGCGCATCCTAACAGCGGCACCAAGGCCCTGCTGTGGGAACGCCGCCTCGGCCGCGACATCACTTATGCGAACTTGCTGTCACCGAGGCAGAGCTGGGACGGCGCGATCCGCCAGCCGTTCTGCGTGCTGCTCGACCGCGAGCGCGCCAAGCGGCGGCAGGAACCGGTGAAACGCGCCGATTGGCCGGCGCAATGCCCGCAGCTCAAGGAACTGACCGTGGCGCTCGCCGACAAGGACAAGGACGGGCGCTTCGACCATGTCGACGTGCTCGCCGACCCTTACGTCGCCGGCCCCTATGCCGAGGGCGGTTATGAGATCAGCCTTCCGATCACCGCGACCATGATCGGTCGCCTGAAGCCGGGCTATCGCGCCGACTTCAAGGCTCAGCCGCCGGTGCAATAA
- a CDS encoding AtpZ/AtpI family protein, translating into MVEDSPGQDGKPSSDARFDSLEKRVAEAQRKEAIRLGQKPPADANEQLGNRVLATLIGGLLGGTLIGWALDRLLGTWPMFFIALMVLGTASGFWSIIKMSNANAKKDR; encoded by the coding sequence ATGGTCGAAGACAGCCCGGGGCAGGACGGAAAGCCTTCGTCCGACGCGCGGTTCGACAGTCTCGAGAAGAGGGTGGCGGAAGCGCAGCGGAAGGAGGCGATCAGGTTAGGACAGAAGCCGCCCGCGGATGCCAATGAGCAGCTCGGGAACCGGGTTCTCGCCACCCTGATCGGCGGACTGCTCGGTGGCACGCTGATCGGCTGGGCGCTCGACCGCCTGCTGGGCACGTGGCCGATGTTCTTCATTGCGCTGATGGTGCTCGGCACCGCCAGTGGCTTCTGGAGCATCATCAAGATGTCGAACGCAAACGCGAAGAAGGACCGCTAA
- a CDS encoding F0F1 ATP synthase subunit A: MAAESGKIDPMHQFQVEPLFGHDWQIAGHSIAFTNSSLWMLFTLAVIWLFMLGGMRRELVPGRWQVAVEGVTNFITSMMETNIGPQGRKFVPYVFSIFMFILVANLLGMAPLGLIPGVHPFTVTSHLTVTAVLAIVSFAIVLIVGFAKHGFHFFSLFVPHGAPWWMMPILIPVEFVSFMVRPFSLALRLFVAMTAGHILLKVLAGFVINGLNAEALWVAPVVSLPSLVLMIGISALELLVAAIQAYVFALLTSLYLNDAINLH, from the coding sequence GTGGCCGCCGAATCGGGCAAGATCGATCCGATGCACCAGTTCCAGGTCGAACCCCTGTTCGGCCATGACTGGCAAATCGCGGGCCATTCGATCGCCTTCACCAACAGTTCCCTGTGGATGCTGTTCACGCTCGCCGTCATCTGGCTCTTCATGCTGGGCGGCATGCGCCGCGAGCTCGTTCCGGGCCGCTGGCAGGTCGCGGTCGAGGGCGTCACCAACTTCATCACGAGCATGATGGAAACGAACATCGGTCCGCAGGGCCGCAAGTTCGTGCCCTACGTCTTCTCGATCTTCATGTTCATCCTCGTCGCCAACCTCCTCGGCATGGCGCCGCTCGGGCTGATCCCGGGCGTTCACCCCTTCACCGTCACCAGCCACCTGACCGTCACGGCGGTGCTGGCGATCGTCTCGTTCGCGATCGTGCTGATCGTCGGCTTTGCCAAGCACGGCTTCCACTTCTTCAGCCTGTTCGTGCCGCACGGCGCGCCGTGGTGGATGATGCCGATCCTGATCCCGGTCGAGTTCGTTTCCTTCATGGTCCGTCCGTTCAGCCTCGCGCTGCGACTGTTCGTGGCGATGACCGCGGGCCACATCCTCCTGAAGGTGCTGGCCGGCTTCGTGATCAACGGCCTCAACGCGGAGGCCCTGTGGGTCGCCCCGGTGGTCAGCCTGCCGAGCCTCGTCCTGATGATCGGGATCAGCGCGCTCGAGCTGCTGGTCGCCGCGATCCAGGCCTATGTCTTCGCCCTGTTGACGAGCCTCTATCTCAACGACGCGATCAACCTTCACTAA
- a CDS encoding F0F1 ATP synthase subunit C: MDAEAAKLLGAGLAAIGVGMAALGVGNVFGSFLESALRNPAAADSQQGRLFIGFAAAELLGLLAFVVAMILLFVA; this comes from the coding sequence ATGGACGCAGAAGCCGCAAAGCTGCTCGGTGCCGGTCTCGCCGCCATTGGCGTCGGCATGGCCGCCCTCGGCGTGGGTAACGTCTTCGGCTCGTTCCTCGAGAGCGCGCTTCGCAACCCGGCTGCCGCCGACAGCCAGCAGGGCCGCCTGTTCATCGGCTTCGCCGCCGCCGAGCTTCTCGGCCTGCTGGCGTTCGTCGTGGCGATGATCCTGCTGTTCGTCGCCTAA
- a CDS encoding ATPase, producing MPQIAQISEIFASQLFWLTITFGFIFLVVGLGMVPKIQGTVDARDARIAADLATAASARETADKLEADHKAALEKSRAEAAKVAVDAKAAAAQATEVRVKAADTAAQARVEEAMRRIGEARSSAQAEIESVAADAAIAMVGRVAGLNVDEGTARAAVQQELVRG from the coding sequence GTGCCGCAAATCGCGCAAATCTCGGAGATCTTCGCATCGCAGCTGTTCTGGCTGACGATCACCTTCGGGTTCATCTTCCTCGTCGTGGGCCTCGGCATGGTGCCGAAGATCCAGGGCACGGTCGATGCGCGCGACGCGCGGATCGCGGCCGACCTCGCAACTGCCGCCAGCGCCCGCGAGACCGCGGACAAGCTGGAGGCGGATCACAAGGCCGCGCTCGAGAAGAGCCGGGCCGAGGCCGCCAAGGTCGCGGTCGATGCCAAGGCTGCGGCCGCGCAAGCGACCGAGGTCCGGGTCAAGGCCGCCGACACCGCGGCCCAGGCCAGGGTCGAGGAAGCCATGCGCCGAATCGGCGAGGCTCGTTCCTCGGCGCAGGCCGAAATCGAGAGCGTCGCGGCCGACGCGGCGATCGCGATGGTCGGCCGTGTTGCTGGCCTCAATGTCGACGAGGGCACTGCCCGCGCTGCCGTCCAGCAGGAGCTCGTCCGTGGCTGA
- a CDS encoding manganese efflux pump MntP family protein, which produces MTPLAIAGLSFSMSADACAAAIGQGAVRKPTFEQAIRSGAVFGAIEAITPLIGWVLGTVAAGFITGIDHWIAFGLLGGVGGKMLWEGALKSLGRREAAVDDEAVATPGRQGTRTLVLTAIGTSIDAAAVGVTLAFLEVNILLVALAIGATTFLLTTAGLLLGGVLGRRFGGWVEMFGGLVLMTIGTIILLEHTGVI; this is translated from the coding sequence ATGACCCCTCTCGCCATTGCCGGACTTTCCTTCAGCATGTCCGCGGATGCCTGCGCCGCCGCCATCGGCCAGGGCGCCGTGCGCAAGCCGACGTTCGAGCAGGCCATTCGCTCGGGTGCGGTATTTGGCGCGATCGAAGCCATCACGCCGTTGATCGGTTGGGTGCTCGGTACGGTCGCGGCAGGGTTCATCACGGGGATCGACCACTGGATCGCCTTCGGCCTGCTCGGCGGCGTCGGCGGCAAGATGCTCTGGGAAGGCGCCCTGAAGAGCCTCGGCCGAAGGGAAGCGGCGGTCGATGACGAGGCTGTCGCGACACCCGGTCGACAAGGTACGCGAACCCTCGTCCTCACCGCGATCGGAACGAGCATCGATGCTGCCGCCGTCGGCGTCACGCTTGCCTTCCTCGAGGTCAACATCCTCCTCGTGGCGCTTGCGATCGGAGCGACGACTTTCCTGCTCACCACCGCCGGCCTGCTGCTCGGAGGCGTGCTTGGACGACGCTTTGGCGGGTGGGTGGAGATGTTCGGTGGTCTCGTGCTGATGACCATCGGGACGATCATCCTGCTGGAGCATACGGGCGTGATCTAG
- a CDS encoding cupredoxin domain-containing protein, with translation MRHILLLASLVLLPVAVTAAPAAETVVTLSNFNFAPSEIALHAGVPTVLRLTNSGGGGHSFAAPAFFAAARLDPSSAPLVHEGKVEIPGHSTVSIALTPTAGRYPLRCSHTLHGAFGMKGVITVS, from the coding sequence ATGCGCCATATCCTCTTGCTTGCGAGCCTCGTTCTCTTGCCGGTCGCCGTCACAGCGGCACCCGCAGCCGAGACGGTCGTCACGCTCAGCAACTTTAATTTCGCGCCGTCGGAGATCGCACTCCATGCGGGTGTTCCGACCGTGCTCCGGCTGACGAACAGCGGCGGCGGCGGACACAGCTTTGCGGCCCCCGCATTCTTCGCGGCGGCGCGTCTTGATCCCTCTTCGGCGCCGTTGGTCCACGAAGGGAAAGTCGAGATTCCCGGCCATTCGACGGTGAGCATCGCGCTCACGCCGACCGCGGGCCGCTATCCGCTGCGATGCTCGCACACGCTGCACGGAGCCTTTGGCATGAAGGGCGTGATCACGGTCAGCTGA
- the paaZ gene encoding phenylacetic acid degradation bifunctional protein PaaZ, which translates to MKTTQLLNYARGEWTPGDAASLVELPSAIDGSPVATTGSGGLDFGAMARFARDTGGPALRAMTFHERARMLKALGLAIMARKEELYELNYLTGATRKDGWIDIEGGAGTLLSFSSKGRRELPDARVLLDGPLEPLSKSGLFVGQHIYTPLQGVAVHINAFNFPIWGMLEKLAPTLLAGVPAIVKPASATAWLCEAAFRVMIEANILPPGAVQLIVGGIGDLFDHLGGQDVVSFTGSAATALKLRSHPNIARESVKFIAEQDSLNASLLGPDAAPGTPEFDLFVAEVVNEMTVKAGQKCTAIRRAMVPAPFLDAVERAIADKLAALTVGDPRDKGTGMGALVSQAQRTSVREAVAAITAGGARVAAGDPDGRTGPDGGAFMAPVLLRADDPWACAAAHDVEPFGPIATLMPYADLADAVKLANRGMGSLALSLFTHKGEAARDFIAGAGAYHGRMLVIDRTSGKDSTGHGSPLPVLVHGGPGRAGGGEEMGGVRGVAHYMQRTALQGSPAMIAAVTEQYIPGAPKRFVEGHPFRKRMSELTIGDTLCTASRTVTIEDIEHFAHFTGDTFYAHMDEEAAKASPIFEGRVAHGYLILSFAAGLFVDPAPGPVLANTGLENLRFLTPLYPGDSMRVELTVRSKSLKSEDTGVVRWAVEIFNQKDELVATYDLLTENVP; encoded by the coding sequence ATGAAAACCACGCAGCTCCTCAACTACGCCCGCGGTGAGTGGACGCCCGGCGATGCCGCCAGCCTCGTCGAACTGCCGAGCGCGATCGACGGAAGCCCCGTCGCGACCACCGGCTCGGGCGGGCTCGACTTCGGCGCCATGGCCCGCTTCGCCCGCGACACCGGCGGTCCGGCCCTGCGCGCCATGACCTTCCACGAGCGCGCGCGGATGCTGAAGGCGCTCGGCCTCGCCATCATGGCGCGCAAGGAAGAGCTGTACGAACTCAACTATCTCACCGGCGCGACCCGCAAGGACGGCTGGATCGACATCGAGGGCGGTGCGGGCACCCTCCTCTCCTTCTCGTCCAAGGGCCGCCGCGAACTCCCCGACGCGCGCGTCCTCCTTGACGGACCGCTTGAGCCGCTCTCGAAGTCCGGCCTGTTCGTCGGCCAGCACATCTACACCCCGCTGCAGGGCGTCGCGGTCCACATCAACGCCTTCAACTTCCCCATCTGGGGCATGCTCGAGAAACTCGCCCCGACCCTGCTCGCCGGCGTGCCCGCAATCGTGAAACCCGCCAGCGCCACCGCCTGGCTGTGCGAGGCCGCCTTCCGGGTGATGATCGAGGCGAACATCCTGCCGCCCGGCGCGGTGCAACTGATCGTCGGCGGCATCGGCGACCTGTTCGACCACCTCGGCGGGCAGGATGTGGTGAGCTTCACCGGCTCGGCCGCGACCGCGCTGAAGCTCCGCTCGCACCCCAATATCGCGCGCGAAAGCGTCAAGTTCATCGCCGAGCAGGACAGCCTGAACGCCTCGCTCCTCGGCCCCGATGCCGCGCCCGGCACGCCAGAGTTCGACCTGTTCGTCGCCGAGGTCGTCAACGAGATGACCGTCAAGGCCGGGCAGAAGTGCACCGCCATCCGCCGTGCGATGGTTCCCGCGCCCTTCCTCGACGCCGTCGAACGGGCGATCGCGGACAAGCTCGCCGCTCTCACCGTCGGCGATCCCCGCGACAAGGGCACCGGCATGGGCGCGCTCGTCAGCCAGGCGCAGCGCACCAGCGTCCGCGAGGCCGTGGCCGCGATCACGGCGGGCGGCGCGCGCGTCGCGGCGGGCGATCCCGACGGCCGGACCGGCCCCGACGGCGGTGCCTTCATGGCCCCCGTGCTGCTCCGCGCCGACGATCCCTGGGCCTGCGCCGCCGCGCATGACGTCGAGCCGTTCGGCCCCATCGCTACCCTCATGCCCTATGCCGATCTCGCCGACGCGGTGAAGCTCGCCAACCGCGGCATGGGCAGCCTCGCCCTCTCGCTCTTCACCCATAAGGGCGAGGCGGCGCGCGACTTCATCGCGGGCGCGGGTGCCTATCACGGGCGGATGCTCGTCATCGACCGGACCAGCGGCAAGGATTCGACCGGCCACGGCTCCCCCCTTCCCGTCCTCGTCCACGGCGGCCCGGGCCGCGCCGGTGGCGGCGAAGAGATGGGCGGCGTCCGCGGCGTCGCCCATTACATGCAGCGCACCGCACTCCAGGGCTCGCCCGCAATGATCGCGGCGGTGACCGAGCAATATATCCCGGGCGCGCCCAAGCGCTTCGTCGAGGGCCATCCCTTCCGCAAGCGGATGAGCGAGCTCACCATCGGCGACACCCTCTGCACCGCCAGCCGCACGGTGACGATCGAGGACATCGAACATTTCGCCCACTTCACCGGCGACACCTTCTACGCCCACATGGACGAGGAAGCCGCCAAGGCCTCGCCGATCTTCGAGGGCCGGGTCGCCCACGGCTATCTCATCCTGAGCTTTGCCGCGGGGCTGTTCGTCGACCCCGCCCCCGGTCCCGTCCTCGCCAATACCGGCCTCGAGAATTTGCGCTTCCTCACCCCGCTCTATCCGGGCGATTCGATGCGGGTCGAGCTCACCGTCCGCTCGAAGAGCCTCAAGAGCGAGGACACGGGCGTCGTCCGCTGGGCGGTCGAGATCTTCAACCAGAAGGACGAACTGGTCGCGACCTACGACCTGCTGACTGAGAACGTTCCTTAA
- a CDS encoding CAP domain-containing protein, with amino-acid sequence MFLGLALAAATSAVTPTLPPRQVDRFAERVLAVHNAARAEVGAPPLAWDDSLARSAATYGPRLAALGRLVHSPREERPGQRENLAMDLTWRGTPESMTGMWVEEKKLFVPGLFPAVTRTANWEDVAHYTQMIWKGTTHVGCATYDGGGWTYLICRYSPPGNKDGKPVP; translated from the coding sequence ATGTTCCTCGGGCTCGCCCTTGCCGCCGCGACCAGCGCGGTCACGCCGACCTTGCCGCCGCGACAGGTCGATCGCTTCGCCGAGCGGGTGCTCGCGGTGCACAATGCCGCGCGGGCCGAGGTCGGGGCACCGCCGCTCGCCTGGGACGACAGCCTTGCGCGCAGCGCGGCGACCTATGGACCGCGCCTCGCCGCGCTCGGTCGCCTGGTCCACTCCCCGCGAGAGGAGCGTCCCGGCCAGCGCGAGAATCTCGCCATGGACCTCACCTGGCGCGGCACACCCGAGAGCATGACGGGCATGTGGGTCGAGGAAAAGAAACTGTTCGTCCCCGGCCTGTTCCCGGCGGTGACCCGGACCGCCAATTGGGAAGACGTCGCGCATTACACGCAGATGATCTGGAAGGGCACGACGCACGTCGGCTGCGCGACCTATGACGGCGGCGGCTGGACCTATCTCATCTGCCGCTATTCGCCGCCCGGCAACAAGGACGGGAAGCCGGTCCCCTAG
- the paaG gene encoding 2-(1,2-epoxy-1,2-dihydrophenyl)acetyl-CoA isomerase PaaG — protein MSEPTILLAEEGGIARITLNRPDRLNSFTAAMHGELRAALDRVADSARVIVLTGAGRGFCAGQDLNDRAVTPGQAVDLGETVEASWNPVIRRLASLPQPVIARVNGVAAGAGANIALACDLVVAGRSAKFIQSFANLGLIPDSGGSWHLPRLVGQARALGLAITAEPLPAEKAADWGLIWKCVEDEALDTEVDALATKLASLPPLGLAAIKQIIRTSGERTLDQELDLQRDEMRRLGFTEDYREGVAAFLEKRPATYKGR, from the coding sequence ATGAGCGAGCCCACCATCCTTCTCGCCGAAGAGGGCGGGATCGCGCGAATCACGCTCAACCGCCCGGACCGGTTGAACAGCTTCACCGCCGCGATGCACGGCGAGCTTCGCGCCGCGCTCGACCGCGTCGCCGACAGCGCGCGCGTGATCGTCCTGACCGGCGCCGGACGCGGATTCTGTGCGGGTCAGGACCTCAACGACCGCGCGGTGACCCCGGGCCAGGCGGTCGACCTCGGCGAGACGGTCGAGGCGAGCTGGAATCCGGTCATCCGCCGCCTGGCGAGCCTGCCGCAGCCGGTCATCGCCCGCGTCAACGGCGTCGCGGCAGGCGCCGGCGCCAACATCGCGCTCGCCTGCGACCTTGTCGTCGCGGGCCGCTCCGCCAAGTTCATCCAGAGCTTCGCCAATCTCGGGCTGATCCCCGACAGCGGCGGAAGCTGGCACCTGCCCCGCCTCGTCGGCCAGGCGCGTGCGCTTGGCCTCGCCATTACCGCCGAGCCGCTGCCGGCGGAGAAAGCCGCCGATTGGGGGCTCATCTGGAAATGCGTCGAAGACGAGGCGCTCGACACCGAGGTCGACGCGCTGGCGACCAAGCTCGCTTCATTGCCTCCGCTCGGGCTGGCGGCGATCAAGCAGATCATCCGCACCAGCGGCGAGCGCACGCTCGACCAGGAACTCGACCTTCAGCGCGATGAAATGCGCCGTCTCGGCTTCACCGAAGACTATCGCGAAGGTGTTGCTGCCTTCCTCGAGAAGCGCCCCGCGACCTACAAGGGCCGCTAG
- a CDS encoding PqqD family protein, protein MTLFQRSPQAMSAEVGADVVALHAERGFAFGMEGVTASVWQLLDRPRSLAEIVAGLRLEYDVEEDQCRDEVGALLADLRDEGLIDEVTE, encoded by the coding sequence ATGACCCTCTTCCAGCGCTCCCCGCAGGCCATGTCGGCCGAGGTCGGCGCGGACGTCGTCGCCCTTCATGCCGAGCGCGGCTTCGCCTTCGGGATGGAGGGGGTGACTGCCTCGGTCTGGCAATTGCTCGACCGCCCGCGTTCCCTCGCCGAGATCGTCGCCGGCCTCCGCCTAGAATATGACGTCGAGGAAGATCAGTGCCGCGACGAGGTCGGTGCGCTGCTCGCCGATCTGCGGGATGAGGGACTGATCGACGAGGTGACCGAATGA
- a CDS encoding ABC transporter transmembrane domain-containing protein — protein sequence MASTPAPEDKPQGRSIGNLTLVYKAAARYPGRIAAALFFLACSSAATLAIPRGFKEIIDRGFSRGAVDAPAVSEAFHYLLMIVIVLAFATGLRFYFVSWIGERTVADLRRQVQRNLLTLPPRFFEENRPSEIASRLTADTAVLEQVVGSSVSMALRNFVTGVGGIIYLFVLSPKLAGLLLIAIPLLFGPIILFGRKVRTLSRASQDRIADVGSNVSEVLGAMKIVQAFGQERREEQRFADTVERAFATAKTRMRLRAVMTVLLIGMFTSAIVLVIWEGAIDVAAGRMTGGDIAAFVFTGLLVGGAFGALSEIYGDLLRASGAAGRLSELIAARAEIRAPDAPVALPQPPRGAIAFEGVEFRYPTRPDQKALHDLSLAVAPGETVAVVGPSGAGKSTLFQLALRFYDPQAGRVTFDGIDVRDLDPGDLRNRIALVPQETVIFAASARDNLRYGRWDASEAEIEAAARAANAHDFIVSLPEGYDTFLGESGARLSGGQRQRIAIARALLRDAPLLLLDEATSALDAESEASVQQALERLMESRTTVVIAHRLATVRAADRIIVMEDGRIVEEGNHATLTARGGLYARLARLQFDVAA from the coding sequence ATGGCATCGACACCCGCACCCGAAGACAAGCCGCAAGGCCGCAGCATCGGCAACCTCACGCTCGTCTACAAGGCGGCCGCCCGCTATCCGGGCCGGATCGCCGCGGCGCTGTTCTTCCTCGCCTGCAGTTCGGCGGCGACGCTGGCGATCCCGCGCGGTTTCAAGGAAATCATCGACCGTGGCTTCTCGCGCGGGGCGGTCGACGCCCCGGCGGTCAGCGAGGCGTTCCACTACCTGCTGATGATCGTCATCGTGCTCGCCTTCGCGACGGGCCTGCGCTTCTATTTCGTGTCGTGGATCGGCGAGCGCACCGTGGCCGACCTGCGCCGCCAGGTGCAGCGCAACCTCCTCACGTTGCCGCCGCGTTTCTTCGAGGAGAACCGCCCGAGCGAGATCGCCTCGCGCCTCACCGCCGACACCGCCGTCCTCGAGCAGGTGGTCGGAAGCTCGGTCTCGATGGCGCTCCGCAACTTCGTCACCGGCGTCGGCGGGATCATCTATCTCTTCGTGCTCAGCCCCAAGCTCGCCGGGCTCCTGCTGATCGCCATCCCCCTGCTGTTCGGCCCGATCATCCTGTTCGGCCGCAAGGTCCGCACCCTCTCGCGCGCCAGCCAGGACCGGATCGCCGACGTCGGCTCCAACGTCAGCGAAGTGCTCGGCGCGATGAAGATCGTGCAAGCCTTCGGACAGGAGCGCCGCGAGGAGCAGCGCTTCGCCGACACGGTCGAGCGGGCCTTCGCCACCGCCAAGACCCGGATGCGGCTGCGCGCGGTGATGACCGTGCTCCTGATCGGCATGTTCACCTCGGCCATCGTGCTGGTGATCTGGGAAGGCGCGATCGACGTCGCGGCGGGCCGCATGACCGGCGGCGACATCGCGGCCTTCGTCTTCACCGGTCTCCTCGTCGGCGGGGCCTTCGGCGCCCTGTCCGAGATCTACGGCGACCTTCTGCGCGCCTCGGGCGCCGCAGGCCGCCTTTCAGAACTGATCGCCGCCCGGGCCGAGATTCGCGCGCCCGACGCGCCGGTCGCCCTTCCGCAGCCGCCCCGCGGTGCGATCGCCTTCGAGGGAGTCGAATTTCGCTATCCGACCCGTCCCGACCAGAAAGCGCTTCACGATCTCAGCCTCGCGGTCGCGCCGGGCGAGACCGTGGCGGTGGTCGGCCCGTCGGGCGCGGGCAAGTCGACGCTTTTCCAGCTCGCGCTGCGCTTTTACGATCCGCAGGCCGGGCGCGTGACCTTCGACGGGATCGACGTCCGCGACCTCGATCCGGGCGACCTGCGCAACCGCATCGCGCTGGTCCCGCAGGAGACGGTTATCTTCGCCGCCAGCGCACGCGACAACCTCCGCTACGGCCGCTGGGACGCGAGCGAGGCCGAGATCGAGGCGGCCGCCAGGGCTGCCAACGCGCACGACTTCATCGTCTCGCTCCCCGAAGGCTATGACACGTTCCTCGGCGAAAGCGGCGCGCGCCTGTCCGGCGGCCAGCGGCAGCGCATCGCCATCGCCCGCGCCCTGCTGCGCGACGCGCCATTGCTCCTGCTCGACGAAGCCACCAGCGCGCTCGACGCCGAGAGCGAGGCCTCGGTCCAGCAGGCGCTCGAACGCCTCATGGAAAGCCGGACCACCGTCGTCATCGCCCACCGTCTCGCGACCGTCCGCGCCGCCGACCGGATCATCGTCATGGAGGACGGCCGGATCGTCGAGGAAGGCAATCACGCGACGCTCACCGCGCGCGGCGGCCTCTACGCGCGTCTCGCCCGCCTCCAGTTCGACGTCGCCGCATGA